One Setaria viridis chromosome 3, Setaria_viridis_v4.0, whole genome shotgun sequence DNA window includes the following coding sequences:
- the LOC117847020 gene encoding putative pentatricopeptide repeat-containing protein At1g10330, giving the protein MRRASPYSYAVIERLLREHFPFPRRLLQLHALLLTSGALLPDPERSAATITAFPYNCLAHAHLRVPSASSSSPPSAPLRLFSAMLARGARPNRHSFPSLLKSASASASASGSAAAAGALHAQCLRRGLAADRFVACSLVSAYGRTGRPARDARKVFDEMEGSPDLAACNALLDALCLAGDLEAAETFFRRMAARDAVSWTTLVSGLSRGGRHRCALEVFRGFLLENNMGRRLGEATLVSVLSACANLDGAEGLAAGVAVHAYLVRHELDLTAFLGTAVVDMYGKHGRLGCCRSAFDAVHKKEVCTWNALLSALANHGMETEALVKFDIMRAEDFLPNQITFLALLTACARAGLVEVGLYWFEAMVAEYKVTPLMVHYGCFVDLLGRDGRFVEAIQVIERMPFVPDASVLGALLGACKLHGNMELAVEIGQKLIALGPQQSGRYVTIRNVYLEDGNWHAGARMGEVMQEVGIKKTVGQSSVVLHGTVIP; this is encoded by the coding sequence ATGCGGCGCGCGTCCCCGTACTCGTACGCCGTCATCGAGCGCCTCCTCCGGGAGCACTTCCCcttcccgcgccgcctcctgcaGCTGCAcgcgctcctcctcacctccggcGCGCTGCTCCCCGACCCCGAacgctccgccgccaccatcacTGCCTTCCCCTACAACTGTCTCGCCCACGCGCACCTCCGTGTACCCTCtgcctcctcatcctctcccccGTCCGCCCCGCTGCGCCTCTTCTCCGCCATGCtcgcccgcggcgcgcgcccGAACCGCcactccttcccctccctcctcaagtccgcctccgcctccgcctccgcctcgggctccgccgccgccgcgggggcgctCCACGCGCAgtgcctccgccgcggcctcgcTGCCGACCGCTTCGTCGCCTGCTCGCTCGTCAGCGCCTACGGCCGGACGGGCCGCCCGGCTCGCGACGCGCGCAAGGTGTTCGACGAGATGGAGGGGAGCCCGGATCTCGCCGCCTGCAACGCCCTGCTCGACGCGCTGTGCCTTGCCGGGGACCTCGAAGCGGCGGAGACCTTCTTCAGGCGGATGGCCGCGAGGGACGCCGTGTCTTGGACAACGCTCGTATCTGGGCTGTCGCGGGGCGGCCGCCACCGGTGCGCTCTCGAGGTGTTCAGAGGATTTTTACTTGAGAATAACATGGGACGGAGGCTCGGGGAGGCCACGTTGGTCAGTGTGCTCTCGGCCTGTGCCAACCTTGATGGTGCCGAGGGGCTTGCCGCGGGGGTGGCTGTCCACGCATACCTTGTCCGTCATGAGCTTGACCTCACAGCGTTCCTTGGCACAGCTGTGGTTGACATGTATGGGAAGCATGGGAGGCTTGGCTGCTGTAGGAGTGCTTTTGATGCTGTCCACAAGAAGGAGGTTTGCACATGGAATGCGCTGTTGTCGGCACTGGCTAATCATGGGATGGAGACTGAAGCGCTGGTGAAGTTCGACATCATGAGGGCTGAAGACTTCTTGCCAAATCAGATAACGTTCCTGGCCCTTCTGACGGCTTGTGCTCGTGCAGGGTTGGTGGAGGTTGGGTTATACTGGTTCGAGGCAATGGTTGCCGAATACAAAGTGACACCATTGATGGTCCATTATGGATGTTTTGTGGACCTCCTAGGCCGTGATGGCCGCTTTGTGGAAGCCATTCAGGTTATAGAGAGGATGCCCTTTGTGCCTGATGCTTCTGTTTTGGGTGCTCTTCTTGGGGCTTGCAAGCTCCATGGAAATATGGAACTTGCTGTGGAGATTGGGCAGAAACTGATAGCTCTTGGCCCCCAGCAATCTGGTCGGTATGTGACCATTAGGAATGTCTATTTAGAAGATGGGAATTGGCATGCTGGCGCAAGAATGGGAGAGGTGATGCAAGAGGTTGGAATCAAGAAGACAGTAGGGCAGAGCAGTGTGGTGCTTCATGGTACTGTCATTCCTTGA
- the LOC117847019 gene encoding wall-associated receptor kinase 5, translated as MYPTMQEPIVLVLFILCIFFPAEVMPDGASSGPSVSLPGCPDKCGDVSIPYPFGIGEQCAARSINSYFIVTCNDTFQPPRPTVGEAVVEVTNISLEYGEMRVLSPISHICFTSSTSFTKLIGGYELQSTPFLPSPSRNRFTAIGCNTLGLIGGYQGAASQYVAGCYSYCEGVNSTSDGAPCAGMGCCEAAIPANLTSFGVMFEMNQSKVWGFNPCFYGMVAEVGWYSFRQQDLIGRLAFIDARAKRGAPIIADWAIRNSSCPVEGKEPPPGYACISANSYCMGANNGPGYLCQCSKGYEGNPYILNGCQDIDECLLRTQDSKYEELYPCRKGVCHNTPGSYFCKCKMGTRSDGTNFGCQSIHASSKLVIGLSVSAIMLMALACLYTMQLQRKRHMMEKEEYFRQNGGLKLYDEMRARKVHTIHILTEKEVKRATNNYSEDRVLGCGGHGMVYRGTLDDHKEVAIKKSKIINDDCREEFVNEIIILSQINHRNIVRLLGCCLDIDVPMLAYEFVSNGTLSKFLHGDDRTSPIPLDLRLKIATQSADALAYLHSSISRTTLHGDVKSANILLDDQHNAKIADFGASAQKSMEESEFIMFVQGTLGYLDPESFISHQLTEKSDVYSFGVVLLELITRKRAMFADKFNEKKSLSYIFLLMFRHNKHRVMIDTEILDEAVMEVLEKLAQLAVRCLCPSGDDRPTMKEVAERLQMLRRLHMDASSDCEDSHYANNHGGSPSLVAPLDEMTYSSMETSTLIFA; from the exons ATGTATCCAACCATGCAGGAACCAATTGTCCTAGTACTCTTCATACTATGCATCTTCTTTCCAGCAGAGGTTATGCCAGATGGAGCCTCTTCTGGGCCCTCTGTGTCATTGCCAGGCTGCCCCGACAAGTGTGGTGATGTGTCCATCCCCTATCCCTTTGGCATCGGCGAACAATGTGCGGCAAGAAGCATAAACAGCTATTTCATCGTCACCTGCAACGACACCTTCCAACCACCGCGGCCAACAGTCGGTGAAGCAGTGGTTGAGGTCACCAACATCTCACTGGAGTACGGTGAGATGCGTGTGCTCAGCCCCATCAGCCACATCTGCTTCACGTCGAGCACTTCTTTCACCAAGTTAATCGGGGGTTATGAGCTGCAGTCCACCCCCTTTCTCCCCTCCCCTTCACGCAACCGATTCACAGCCATCGGTTGCAACACCCTAGGACTTATCGGCGGGTACCAGGGCGCCGCAAGCCAATATGTGGCTGGATGCTACTCCTACTGCGAAGGCGTCAACAGCACATCTGATGGCGCACCGTGCGCTGGGATGGGCTGCTGCGAGGCTGCCATCCCTGCGAACCTCACTTCCTTTGGAGTGATGTTTGAGATGAACCAGAGCAAGGTATGGGGCTTCAACCCTTGCTTCTATGGCATGGTTGCCGAGGTCGGGTGGTACAGCTTCAGGCAGCAGGACCTCATCGGCCGCCTCGCGTTCATTGACGCTAGAGCCAAGAGGGGCGCCCCCATCATCGCCGACTGGGCCATTAGGAACAGCTCGTGCCCAGTAGAGGGGAAGGAGCCACCACCCGGCTATGCCTGCATCAGTGCAAACAGCTACTGCATGGGTGCAAACAATGGTCCAGGGTATCTATGCCAATGCTCCAAAGGATACGAGGGTAACCCTTATATTCTGAATGGCTGCCAAG ATATAGATGAGTGCTTGCTGCGCACGCAAGATTCCAAGTATGAAGAATTGTATCCATGTAGAAAAGGGGTTTGTCACAATACACCAGGAAGCTACTTTTGCAAATGCAAAATGGGAACAAGATCTGATGGCACAAATTTTGGATGCCAATCTATACATGCTTCATCCAAACTAGTTATTG GCCTCAGTGTTTCAGCAATCATGTTGATGGCTTTGGCATGCTTGTACACCATGCAATTACAAAGGAAAAGGCACATGATGGAGAAAGAAGAATATTTCAGACAAAATGGAGGTCTCAAGTTATATGATGAAATGAGGGCAAGGAAGGTTCACACGATTCATATTCTTACAGAGAAGGAGgtaaagagagccacaaacaattATAGTGAAGATCGAGTACTTGGATGTGGTGGTCATGGAATGGTCTATAGAGGAACTTTGGATGACCACAAAGAGGTTGCCATAAAGAAGTCTAAGATAATAAATGATGACTGCAGGGAAGAATTTGTCAATGAGATAATAATTCTATCTCAAATCAACCACCGAAACATCGTGAGGTTACTAGGCTGTTGCTTGGATATAGATGTCCCAATGTTGGCGTATGAGTTTGTCTCCAATGGAACTTTATCCAAGTTCCTTCACGGTGATGATCGTACATCACCAATCCCCTTGGATCTTCGCCTGAAGATTGCTACACAATCAGCAGACGCTCTTGCTTACTTACATTCATCAATATCTCGCACCACTCTACACGGAGATGTCAAATCTGCCAATATCCTGTTGGATGATCAGCACAATGCAAAGATCGCAGATTTCGGAGCATCAGCACAGAAGTCCATGGAGGAAAGTGAGTTCATCATGTTTGTACAAGGAACACTTGGCTATCTTGACCCTGAGAGCTTTATCAGTCATCAGTTGACAGAGAAAAGTGATGTCTACAGTTTCGGAGTAGTTCTTCTGGAGTTGATCACAAGAAAAAGGGCTATGTTTGCTGATAAGTTCAacgaaaaaaaatcattgtcTTATATCTTTCTCTTAATGTTCCGTCATAATAAGCACCGAGTTATGATAGACACTGAAATTCTAGATGAGGCAGTTATGGAGGTGCTTGAGAAGCTGGCCCAACTAGCAGTGCGCTGCCTATGCCCAAGTGGAGATGACAGGCCAACAATGAAGGAAGTTGCAGAGCGCCTACAAATGTTGAGGAGGCTCCACATGGACGCAAGTAGTGATTGCGAAGACAGTCATTATGCAAACAACCATGGAGGATCACCGTCACTGGTTGCCCCTTTGGACGAAATGACATACTCCAGCATGGAGACATCTACGCTGATCTTTGCATAG